ATAACCTCTGGTTGCTTCTTTTGTTGCCGAATTTCTTTCACTTAATGACCTGCTGATTGCGAAAATAAATTAATAATTATTACGCCAGATACGATAAAACCAATTCCAATTAAAGCAGGATTATCTAGTGTCTGTTTAAAAACAAAGTAGCTAACTACAGCAGTTAGAACAATCCCAACACCAGCCCATATAGCGTATGCGATACCTAAAGGGATTGTTTTAATAACTTGTGATAATAAATAAAATGCCGTGCTAAAAAAAATAAAGACCATCACGCTTGGAAAAAGTTTTGTAAACCCTTCCGATTTAACTAAAAAACTACTTCCAATCACTTCGGAAACTATTGAAAATCCAAGTAATACATAAGCGAGTAACACACTGTTCATAAGTAATCATACCTAAAATACCCATCGGAAGGTATGTTAAATTTTCAAAAAAAAATTATCAATAATTATTTTAGATTTTCTAAAATTAACATAATACACCTTATACGAAATGCGTTATAATTATCCTTATAATTCAACGCTGTAGTTTCAATTTTCTAGCCCAGTCGTCAATGACTGGGCTTTTTTTATTACTTTTCACGTTCCACGCCTAGTCTTTAATCAATGTTCCACGATTTTGATTAAATAAACTGAATAATTCAATCTGCAGAATTTAAGCGATTATCTTGAATAAGATCACTCAACTTACCTTCAAGCGATTCGATTTTATATTTCAGAGACAAGATTGAATCTTTTAAACGTGAATTTTTAGGTGCATCCGGATTCTTTAATTGATTAAAAACCTCTAATAATTCGCTGTGATGAGTGCTTAACCTTTCAATGTCACTTTCAATAGCCATTCTTGGTGTCCACAGAGCAAGTAAACTTTGCTCATAATCTTTGAGTTCTTGATGACTCATTGCATCTAATTCAGCCTTAGTTCTCATGGTTTAAAATCCGTCTTGCTATGAAGAGCTTTAAAAATCCGTTTTGTTGTTTCCTCTCTTACACTTTTCGGATCTCGTAAGATGCCACTAATCCAGAGGGCAAATGTCGGGTAGTCTGGGAAATTACTGAGGTCTGATAGCTCAGAAAGTTTAGATAAAATAGTGCTGTACTTGTTAATTTGAGCATCAGATAAATTGCAGAACATATCTATAGTTCTTTGATCTCGCTGAGGCGCTATTAATTTTGGCTTAGGTTTTTCTTTCACTATAAATTTAAAGCCAACTACTGAACGCCCTTTTTTTACATTTTCATAAGTGAGTTCAATATCTGTATTAGTTGTAATCTCATTTAATGAAGGCTTCATTACTCGGTCTTTTAAATTACAGAGTTTGTCATAAGATTTGGGCAAACCCAGCTCATTTTTTATATGTTCTAAGGACATTTCAAATTGTCCCATTGCTTGATGCTTTTTAGCTAAATGATAAAGATCGAATGAGTAATCTTTTTTCAAACTTAGTACGATATCTTTTTTATATTTTGTATAAGGGTTTAATTTATCAAACTCTTTTAACATCAGTAGAACGATTTCAGGGAAACGTATAGCTATCCCTCCGTCTTCATAAGTGCAATCAATCACCCAATTCGACAGCACCTTTTTTCCTCTTTCATTGTTATAAGAGAAATTTCTTTTAAGTAGATTCTTGCTGGCTAGTTCTAACTGCGTATATGCGGAATGCGTTTTAATGCCACATTCTCTAGCAAACTCTTCTGCCGTAATCATAATTCGGTCTTTTTCAGTTGCATCAGTGGTTCTAGCAATTGGGCTAGCAAGTATTAACATTCGTTTTTCATCAATGTTCATACTCTTAAAGCATTCTTGAACATTGTTTTGCATAACAACCCAGCTCAGAGGATATGTTTTTTTATTTTCGTCCATATAACTACAACCCCAAAAAACTAACTAACTACATTGGTATTTATGTAGCTTAAACATACATTGTCGTTTATTTTTTGACTACTATTTTTGTAGTTTTTTAACAAAACTACAAACTTTTTCTTGTAGTTTAATGTCCGGTAAAAGTAGTTTCTATGTCCGGTAAAAGTAGTTTTTTAAGTCCATTTTGTCCGGCATTTGTAGTTTAATGTCCGGTAAAAGTAGTTTTTTAAAGTCTGAAAGCATTGCTAGGCGTGGTTTATAGGGGGGTCTAAAAGCTTTTAAAAGCTTTTTAAAAGAATAAAAGGGAATTTATTTCCAAAGTGAGTTATTAAAACTGCCCTTGGTACTCGCTAAAGCTCGTACTCTATTGAAGCTCGTTTCACTCGCTTCGTGGGGGGCAGTTTTTTGCATATATGATCAAGGATTCAAAAAGCAAAACATGAATAATGCATTCGCTATGCTCATGCTTTTTGACGAGCAAAAGCATCAATACTTCGCTCGTAGACACTCGCTAATCACTGTCCCCAGTAATTCAATAAAAAACGGTTTTTCAGAGGGGGAATAAGCAAACTTTCGTTGTGTCGCTCGTAGATACTCGCTAAAAGGCTCTCATTTGCGTTCTAAGCGATTTTATTTTTATCAACTATAGTTTTACTGTATTTCTATCAAAAGTCGCTAAAACCCCCGTTTTTTTGCGCTTAAATGGGATTTCTAAGGCGTGTAGTCATGGTTATTGTCATTTTCTGGCTTTTTAGGCTCATTTCTCTGCTGTTTTTCTTGTTCTTGGCGTCTTACAAATGCCAAATGTTCTTGTTGCTCTCGTTCTTGTGCATAGCGTTGTTCTTGTTGCTCTCGTTCTTTACGTAACTGCTGTTCTCTAGATTCACGATCTTTTCGGTCGTTTTCGAGCTGTATTGCTCTTTTTTGGGAAAACTCTTGCTGCGCTTCGGTCTCAATTTTTTTTGTAAAAGCCGCATGCAATTCTTGGATTTTTAGATCTTCCATTTCTTCTGCATATAGTCGCTTTTGTTTTTCACCATTTTGAGGACTAAAGTATTTATTTCCATAGTTATCTTCTTCAAATATATAACTATTTATGATCTCCAGTCTTTGATCGCGTACATACTCTTGATACTCAGTTTCTCTGCGTGATATTTCAGAAATTTGATGATCTATATTTGAAATTTGATCATTAAGTTTTCGTTGTTTAACAGTGATGTTCGGTTCGTCAAATTTTGCAAAAGACTTTTTAGGCTGGAGCAGCTGATTTTCTTCTGTCCATTTATTTAAATGATCAGAATATCTCTCTTTTTTTTCTATTTCACTAAGACCAGAAATATGCTTTTGGATGTCTAGTTGGGTGTTGTGTTGGTCGATCAGGTCATTTATTTGATTGATCCATTTTGTTTTAAAAAATAAAGGCTCTTTTTTGCGTAGTTCTGATATTGCAGAACTCATCGTGTCTAATTTTGTTGTTAATTTTGATAATTCTTCATTTTGGAATTCATAAAGTTTCTGAGAAGTTTTTTCTGAATACTCAGCTTGAGAGTATTGAAACTGAAGCTCACTTCGTACTTTTTGAACAAGATCCTCAGATACTTTGATGTTTTCATCCAGTGCGATGACCTTTTTGATTTTTAAATTACGTAGCTTAATTTCATCATTTTTCAGACTAATTTCTGTAA
The sequence above is a segment of the Acinetobacter wuhouensis genome. Coding sequences within it:
- a CDS encoding SMR family transporter, with translation MNSVLLAYVLLGFSIVSEVIGSSFLVKSEGFTKLFPSVMVFIFFSTAFYLLSQVIKTIPLGIAYAIWAGVGIVLTAVVSYFVFKQTLDNPALIGIGFIVSGVIIINLFSQSAGH
- a CDS encoding replication initiation protein yields the protein MDENKKTYPLSWVVMQNNVQECFKSMNIDEKRMLILASPIARTTDATEKDRIMITAEEFARECGIKTHSAYTQLELASKNLLKRNFSYNNERGKKVLSNWVIDCTYEDGGIAIRFPEIVLLMLKEFDKLNPYTKYKKDIVLSLKKDYSFDLYHLAKKHQAMGQFEMSLEHIKNELGLPKSYDKLCNLKDRVMKPSLNEITTNTDIELTYENVKKGRSVVGFKFIVKEKPKPKLIAPQRDQRTIDMFCNLSDAQINKYSTILSKLSELSDLSNFPDYPTFALWISGILRDPKSVREETTKRIFKALHSKTDFKP
- the mobQ gene encoding MobQ family relaxase, giving the protein MAIYHFSVKTISRGNGRSAVACAAYRSSEKLVCDFYGKEQDYTRKTGVEFTKIYAPENTNTELLKRQTLWNEVEKVERRKDALLAREFEIAFPSELNAEQRENMLNELCRNLVKKYGVIVDAAIHAPHTDSGSDERNYHAHIMFTTRSINEQGGFSAKKYRDFSRDNGTETVSHWRESFAELCNHHLEQNGFDERVDHRSYEDQESDLEATQHEGPQATYLRRRGIFTEISLKNDEIKLRNLKIKKVIALDENIKVSEDLVQKVRSELQFQYSQAEYSEKTSQKLYEFQNEELSKLTTKLDTMSSAISELRKKEPLFFKTKWINQINDLIDQHNTQLDIQKHISGLSEIEKKERYSDHLNKWTEENQLLQPKKSFAKFDEPNITVKQRKLNDQISNIDHQISEISRRETEYQEYVRDQRLEIINSYIFEEDNYGNKYFSPQNGEKQKRLYAEEMEDLKIQELHAAFTKKIETEAQQEFSQKRAIQLENDRKDRESREQQLRKEREQQEQRYAQEREQQEHLAFVRRQEQEKQQRNEPKKPENDNNHDYTP